In Desulfurobacteriaceae bacterium, the sequence TAATCGAACAGACAGGAAGAGGTGAAAGAGCTTACGATATCTATTCAAGACTTTTAAAGGATAGGATTATCCTCCTTGGAACTCCAATTGATGACCATATTGCTAACTTAATAGTTGCCCAGCTTCTATTTTTGGAAGCGGAAGACCCTGAAAAGGATATTTACCTTTACATAAATAGCCCCGGTGGAGTTGTAACTGCAGGACTTGCAATTTACGACACTATGCAGTACATAAAGCCTGATGTAGTAACCATTTGTTTAGGACAAGCAGCTTCCATGGGAGCAGTACTACTTGCTGCTGGAGCTCCTGGAAAAAGGTTTGCCCTCCCACACGCAAGAATAATGATTCACCAGCCACTTGGAGGATTTCAAGGACAGGCAACAGATATAGAAATCCACGCAAAAGAAATCCTAAGACTTAAAAAGATACTTAACGAAATTCTTGCTAAGCACACAGGACAATCTATTAGAAAAATAGAGAAAGACACAGACAGAGACTTCTTTATGAGTGCAGAAGAGGCACAAAAGTACGGACTCATTGATAAAGTGCTTACAAAAAGGGGAGAATAGAATGGTAAAGGGAAGGTTTCCCTTAAATAGAGTTGAGGAAGCTATAGAGGATATAAAACAAGGAAAAATGGTCATTGTCGTTGACGATCCCAACAGAGAAAACGAAGGGGATCTAGTAATTGCTGCTGAGAAGGTAACTCCTGAAGCTATAAACTTTATGGCAAAGTATGGAAGAGGTCTTATCTGCTTAGCCTTAACAGAAGAAAGGTGTGAAGAGCTTGGTCTTGAACCGATGACACCAAATCCAACAGATCCTAAGGGAACAGCTTTCTGTGTTTCCATAGATGCTCACCCTAAATTTGGAACAACAACAGGAATTTCAGCCTACGATAGGGCTATTACCATAAAAAGAGCCATCTCTCCCGACGCAAAGCCTAATGATTTTGTAAGACCGGGACACATTTTCCCTCTAAGAGCGAGGAAAGGTGGAGTTTTAAAAAGGTCTGGACACACAGAAGCGGCAGTAGATTTAGCAAGACTGGCAGGTCTTTACCCTGCCGGCGTTATCTGTGAAATAATGGATGAAGACGGAACTATGATGCGTCTTCCCAAACTTTTGGAATACGCCCAAAAGCACAACCTAAAAATCATCAGCATTGCAGACCTTATTGAATATAGAATGAAAAGTGAAAGTCTCATTAGACGTGAAGCTGAAGCAAAGCTTCCAACCCCTTATGGCACTTGGAAAATTTACGCTTACACATCTTTGGTTGACAACAAAGAACACGTCGCCCTCGTTATGGGAGAAATAAAAGAGGATGAACCAATCTTAGTAAGAGTTCACTCAGAATGTTTAACAGGTGATGTCTTCCACTCCTTAAAGTGCGATTGCCGTTCTCAACTTCACAAAGCTATGGAAATGATTTCAAAGGAGGGAAAAGGGGTAATAGTTTACCTTCGTCAAGAGGGAAGGGGAATTGGACTTGTTAACAAAATAAAAGCGTATCAGCTTCAGGATCACGGATTTGATACTGTTGAGGCAAATGAAAAACTTGGTTTTCCACCTGATATGAGAAACTTTGGAATAGGCGCCCAAATCTTAAGAGATCTTGGAGTTAAAAAAATGAGACTAATGACCAACAACCCCAAGAAACTCATAGGATTGGAAGGATATGGTTTGAAAATTGTAGAAAGAGTTCCCATAGAAGTTGGAATTTGTGATTATAATATTAACTATCTGAGGACTAAAAAGGAAAAGTTAGGGCACATGTTAAACCTTAAGCAGCTTGAACATCTTGGAGGAAGGGATGGAAAAGGTGATCCACCTAAACAATGAGGAAAATCCATCTTCTAATTCTACCCAAAAATTTTCTCCTTTACCGAACCAGCAGCTACAAAGTCAACAAAGTGAGCAGCCCAAAGACAAAGTAGTTAACCCCAAACCCCAAGAAGAGAAGAAGCTTTCAGAACCTACAAAAACCGAAGAGGTAAAAAAAGAAATAGAGTCCTTAGCTTCTTCTCTTTCTACCCTTATAGAGAAACTCATAAAAGGCTACGAAGAAAAGATAAAAGAACTTGAAACAAAGGTTGAAGACCTTGAACAAGAAAACTTAGAATTACGCTATAAACTTCACCAACTTAGTAATGATTTAAGATCTCTAAGTGAGAAAATTACAACTGAATACTTGCAAAGGGCAAGAAAAGCTTTTGAAGAGGTGGAAAAATTAAACCGTCTATAGGAATTACTTTAGGAGACCCTGCAGGTATAGGAACTGAAATTCTTTTAAAGTCAATACCGTTTTTAGAAACCCTAAACGCATCTTTTTTTATTTACGGTTCAAGTAAAGTTATCGACTTTTACTCCAAGCTTTTAAGAATTCCTATAAAAATAGAAAAAGTAGATTCTCCCGATAGAACAAAAAGGGGGATTTATCTAATAGACGTAGTTGAAAATCCCGATTTTAATGTAGGTAAAATCTCTAAATCTTCAGGAATAGTCCAATATGAATTTTTAAAAAGATCAGTGAAAGATGCTAAAAAAGGACTAATAGACGCTATTACAACCCTTCCAATAAACAAAGAGGCCATACGTTTAGCAGGATTTAAATTTCCTGGACACACAGAGTACTTAGCCTCTTGCTTTAACGTAAAAGAATTTGCAATGATGCTGGCAAATGAAAAGTTAAAAGTTGTCCTCTTAACCACTCACGTCTCACTAAAGGAAGTTCCAGAACTTATTACAAAAGAAAAAATCATCTCCAAACTAAGACTAATACATAAAACTCTAAATTCGCCCAAAATAGCAGTTGCAAGCCTAAACCCACACGGAGGGGAAAACGGACTTTTTGGAAAAGAGGAGATAGAAATAATAAACCCTGCCATAGCAGAAACTAGAAAAGAAGGAATAAACGTTTACCCTTTTGCCCTACCGTCTGATACAGTCTTTGTAAGGGCATTAAAAGGTGAATTTGATGTCGTTCTTTGCATGTATCATGACCAAGGATTAATACCAATAAAGCTTTTAGACTTTGGAAATTCTGTAAACGTTACTTTAGGACTTCCTATTGTTAGAACTTCTGTTGATCACGGCACAGCTTACGATATAGCCGGCAAAGGATTGGCTAATCCAGAAAGTTTTAAGCTGGCAATAAAAATGGCAATGGAGATGGTGGAAAAAAGAAGCTTTAGAAAAAGCTAAAAAAAATAGGGAAATCTCAAAATGAAACTGATCTTTGTGGAAGATGGACTAAATAAAAAACATTCCAAAAATAGAAAACCTTTAAGTAATTTCCATATTTCCAGTTGAAGAAAGCAAGATAAACGATAGTCCACAAACTTTTGGAAATGCTGTATAAATTGAAGACATAAGCTTTTGTAAGCTTTATATAAGTGAAAAAAATTTACAAAATAAATAAGAAGGATTTTAAAACCCGCTAACAAATGATAAACTTTTCGAAAGTGAGAAAAGAGAAATTAAATAGCTAATAAAAGAACTTAAAAAGGGTGTGGAGGTTAACGGTGAAAGACTCAGTAATAACAATACTGCCTCTTTAAGTTGACTATGAAGAAGGCAAACAAAAATCTTTCACTTTTTAAAACTTACCAAGGGGGAAAGGATGAAGCTTATTCTATTCATTCTAATCTTTGTAGCTATTTTAGTTTTATTG encodes:
- a CDS encoding bifunctional 3,4-dihydroxy-2-butanone-4-phosphate synthase/GTP cyclohydrolase II, with the protein product MVKGRFPLNRVEEAIEDIKQGKMVIVVDDPNRENEGDLVIAAEKVTPEAINFMAKYGRGLICLALTEERCEELGLEPMTPNPTDPKGTAFCVSIDAHPKFGTTTGISAYDRAITIKRAISPDAKPNDFVRPGHIFPLRARKGGVLKRSGHTEAAVDLARLAGLYPAGVICEIMDEDGTMMRLPKLLEYAQKHNLKIISIADLIEYRMKSESLIRREAEAKLPTPYGTWKIYAYTSLVDNKEHVALVMGEIKEDEPILVRVHSECLTGDVFHSLKCDCRSQLHKAMEMISKEGKGVIVYLRQEGRGIGLVNKIKAYQLQDHGFDTVEANEKLGFPPDMRNFGIGAQILRDLGVKKMRLMTNNPKKLIGLEGYGLKIVERVPIEVGICDYNINYLRTKKEKLGHMLNLKQLEHLGGRDGKGDPPKQ
- the clpP gene encoding ATP-dependent Clp endopeptidase proteolytic subunit ClpP translates to MEEILNQYVPIVIEQTGRGERAYDIYSRLLKDRIILLGTPIDDHIANLIVAQLLFLEAEDPEKDIYLYINSPGGVVTAGLAIYDTMQYIKPDVVTICLGQAASMGAVLLAAGAPGKRFALPHARIMIHQPLGGFQGQATDIEIHAKEILRLKKILNEILAKHTGQSIRKIEKDTDRDFFMSAEEAQKYGLIDKVLTKRGE
- the pdxA gene encoding 4-hydroxythreonine-4-phosphate dehydrogenase PdxA; this translates as MPFLETLNASFFIYGSSKVIDFYSKLLRIPIKIEKVDSPDRTKRGIYLIDVVENPDFNVGKISKSSGIVQYEFLKRSVKDAKKGLIDAITTLPINKEAIRLAGFKFPGHTEYLASCFNVKEFAMMLANEKLKVVLLTTHVSLKEVPELITKEKIISKLRLIHKTLNSPKIAVASLNPHGGENGLFGKEEIEIINPAIAETRKEGINVYPFALPSDTVFVRALKGEFDVVLCMYHDQGLIPIKLLDFGNSVNVTLGLPIVRTSVDHGTAYDIAGKGLANPESFKLAIKMAMEMVEKRSFRKS